A single genomic interval of Festucalex cinctus isolate MCC-2025b chromosome 16, RoL_Fcin_1.0, whole genome shotgun sequence harbors:
- the LOC144002980 gene encoding uncharacterized protein LOC144002980 yields MEGFKKTDRWMDEEVQAPLSIYGDEETQRQFESATRNDKVYQLITAKLEELSIFHTQRQVREKLKKLKQDYKKLKDHNSRSGNDRKINKWYERLDVILGHRMGCTTGKTKDSAIAMLEVMCEDTAVGEDSSTTDTLTHQAGPSLSFSVPSDVSLSSPVPVEALEGISEDGPSTSGSCAPLSTSTSNDEVSEHSRLRAESAELFLSLLPCSPVQLDLLCALLYVMMPP; encoded by the exons AtggaaggatttaaaaaaaccgATAGGTGGATGGACGAAGAAGTGCAGGCTCCCCTGAGCATTTACggggacgaggagacccaacgaCAATTTGAAAGTGCCACAAGAAACGATAAAGTCTATCAATTGATAACCGCGAAGCTAGAAGAGCTTagcattttccacacacaaagGCAGGTAAGGGAAAAACTCAAGAAACTCAAACAGGACTATAAaaaactcaaggaccacaacagCCGAAGcggaaatgaccgcaaaattaataaatggtacGAAAGACTGGACGTcattctcggccaccggatgggGTGTACAACCGGTAAAACAAAGGACTCTGCAATTGCAATGCTGGAAGTTATGTGCGAGGACACGGCAGTGGGCGAGGATTCCTCAACAACAGACACGCTAACACACcaag CGGGACCTTCTCTGAGCTTCTCTGTACCTTCTGATGTCTCCCTGAgcagtcctg TTCCAGTCGAGGCGTTGGAAGGGATAAGCGAGGATGGTCCATCCACAAGCGGAAGCTGCGCCCCTCTGTCAACTTCCA CTTCAAATGATGAAGTGAGTGAACATTCGCGGCTACGAGCAGAATCAGCAGAGCTGTTCCTGAGCCTTCTGCCTTGCTCTCCCGTCCAG ctggaccttctctgtgctctcctttacgttatgatgcctccctga